A single region of the Triticum dicoccoides isolate Atlit2015 ecotype Zavitan chromosome 2B, WEW_v2.0, whole genome shotgun sequence genome encodes:
- the LOC119368322 gene encoding pectinesterase inhibitor 12-like — protein MGACQALSCIVLLSLFVSSSASILNDVCKSLGASNDDIGYDYCIRFFRAFSASATADKRGLVIIAAKIIRAEAANTRNRINALKALETNRKIARRLSDCHALYTSALHLLDAAAKAVKSSHLQDAEANLNAALENPDVCEEGFRELGVSSPVADEDYEFTKGCSIALSIASTL, from the coding sequence ATGGGGGCTTGCCAGGCTCTCTCCTGCATCGTCCTGCTCTCTCTCTTTGTCTCGTCAAGCGCTTCCATCCTAAACGACGTGTGCAAGTCCTTAGGCGCAAGCAACGATGACATTGGCTACGACTACTGCATCAGGTTCTTCCGAGCCTTCAGTGCCAGCGCCACCGCCGACAAGCGCGGCCTCGTCATCATCGCCGCGAAGATCATCCGAGCAGAGGCCGCCAACACCCGCAACCGCATCAACGCTCTCAAGGCCTTGGAGACGAACAGGAAGATCGCCCGGCGCCTCTCCGACTGCCACGCGCTGTACACGAGCGCACTGCACCTGCTCGACGCGGCGGCTAAGGCCGTCAAGTCGAGCCATTTGCAGGACGCGGAGGCGAACCTCAACGCCGCGTTGGAGAACCCCGACGTGTGCGAGGAAGGATTCCGGGAGCTGGGCGTCAGTTCGCCGGTGGCGGACGAGGACTACGAGTTCACCAAGGGGTGCTCCATCGCTCTCAGTATAGCGAGCACGTTGTAG